AACTTGGAAAGAAAACAATAATGAATCAAGACTCGAACAATGCCTTTTTCTACTTGATAGTGCAATCAACTTGTCGTTGTGAttagaatttgattttttgagtgAAGTGATGCAACTCGTCGAGGTTATGTTGTCGCAAGTGACGTCATCGTCGTGAAAAATCATACGATACTTCGTTCTGTGCGCTGATTGGTGGAAATCATCGGTGATCTGATGGTGATTTGCGACTGTCGCACTCCGTGCTGTGTTTTGCTCTCATTTCACCATCGGCGGATGATTGACCGCCCTTCGAAGAATTGCTGGAAATAGCAGTTTCCAAGCGAAAAAAACTACTGACAAGTTTCTAGCTGAGAGTTAGTACAAATCTATCTTgatcaacaaacaaacaaacaaacaatggATGGTCGAGACGGGTGGGGTAGTTTTCAGTCTGAAGACTCCCTGGGAATGGATATCGGAGAAAGTGTCTTGAAGGGGGACGAGCTGGATATCAATGATATTGCTGACATGTGTAAGTATTTACAGTTTGTGCCATTGGTAGTTTGTCGGTCCCAAGATTTGCTAGATTCCTTTTTTACAGACCAGCTGAACGAGGAAAGATTAATGAACATTATGGGTGAGGATTTCCTTAGCCAGTATAGCTGGCAGGATAATGTGATGGATCAATCGGACTCGGTTACCTCTCCTTTGTTGGGTTCCCTGAACAATTCTGGTACACCTTCATTGGATATAAAGCAGGAAGAATCTGAGATGTTACAAAACAGTTGTattcaacaacaacagcaacagcagcaaccacaacaacagcagttttatTGTAATCTCGTTTCCAGTGATCCGATGATATCGGTTAGTAGTCCAGGATCGAAGCAGAAGCTATCGCCGCTACAAATGAGCACTTCTCCGTCGGTCAAACAGGAATCGGTTTTAATTCATCAAGTACCAGTGACGGTAACTAGTGCTGTATCTGCGGCAACTGTTTCTCCGGCACCGATAATTTTAACACAAAACCGCGCTAACATTGCAGCCAACGCATCAACATTTGTGCTGCCAAATCCCGGAACCCGTAACGGTTACTCGTACGTCAAATCAATTGCTCCAGCTGTCAGTTCCCGCACGTCCTCTTCAAATGTCCCCGCAAATATTTTACCGGCGAACCTCCGTGTTAAGAATCTTTTAACAACGAAAACAACAACCGTAGCGGCACCCACAACAACAACAGCCGCTGCCATACCGGTGATGCAGCAGGTTATCACTTTCCAGAGTGGCGACAAGCAGGTTTTACTACAGGCGAATCCAACGACCGTCGTGACGGCTAACACACAGAATATTCACACCCTGGTAAATACCCCGAACGGTTCGATTTTTACGACCGGAATCCCGTTGGTACTGGATTCGTCCGAAAATCAAGGAAAGCTTCAAATCAATCGCCTCCCACAACCAGCCCATCAATCCGCTGCTTCGGCGGGTAGTCCGCAGCCAAAAGTAAAGGAGGTCAAACGATCCGCTCATAATGCTATCGAACGGCGCTACCGGACTTCCATCAATAGCTGCATTATCGAGTTGAAAAACATCGTCGTCGGTGTCGATGCCAAGCTCAACAAATCGGCCATCCTGCGAAAGGCTATCGACCACATTCGCCATCTGCAGAAGCAAAATAACAATCTCAAacaggagaacatgtacctgaAGATGAAAATGACAAACCGGAAGCAGTCGTTGAAAGAACTGCTGGTTTCGAATGCTTCCGATGAAATGGTACCGGTTCAAGGTCCGATAACTCCACCCCGCAGTGACGAATCAaatccatcctcatctccgtcACACAATTCGGACAATTCAATGCCACCGTCTCCCTTTGGGACAAACTCATCGACTGGCATGGAGGAATCCCTAGCCGAGGAAGATCTTATGTCTAGCGTTCGTGGAATGTCGGCTCATTCCCGACTGACACTGTGCATGTTTATGCTTGCCGTTCTGGTGATTAACCCTTTCGGTAGCTTTCTTTCACGTCACACAGCCGATGAGGAAATCGATCCTGGCACTAGCCGTCGAATTTTGGCTGTAGATGAACCATTTTTCTCCTGGAACAGTTTATTGTCGTCGATTGTGATTCTCCTGGCTAACTTTATGCTGCTTGCTTTCGGTTTGATCAAAATGCTCGTGTATGGCGATCCGATTCTGCCGGCCCGGTCCAAAGCGTCCACCGAATACTGGAAACACAAGAAACAGTCGGATTTGGATTTCGATCGGGGAAACATTGTCGCATCGTTGCAGGAATCGAAACGTTGTCTAGCTATTTTTGGAGTGTCCATTCCGAACAATCGACTGGAAACCGTCACCACGACCTGCTGGCAGTTTGTACGGATGTTTCTGCATCGTATCTACATCGGAAGATGGCTGTCCCGTCGTACTGGTGGTCTTCTCAAACCGGAATCCCAACGCATCGATGCATTGAGCTCGGCCAAAGAACTTGCCCTACTGTTCCACCGGTTGAATCAGCTGTACCTGGTGTCCGATGAGCCGGAAGCGAACGGATTGATGATGTCACTGTATGCGGTCAATATGGCGGAGGCTGCTGCCAGCGTAACATCGCCCGAGGATATGATCGAAATCTACATAACCGCAGCTTTGCGTGTGAAGAAAAGCTACCCTCGGTACATGCACTACTTCTGCCGGTACTACCTGGCCAAAGCGAAGCAGGTTTGCAGCGAGTGTGACCACGTACCGGGCAAGTTTGGATGGGCGTTCACGTCCTACGGATTCCGTTTCCTGACCAACCACGCCGTTCGTTTCGAGGATCATCCCGATTCCTTGTTTGCCATGCTGGGAAATAAGGCCGACCCGCTGGAGTATATGATGAGGGTAAGTTAGTGGGGGGGGCTGGGCTTGTTTTGATTGTCCCTGCTTTACgtgtttttgatgtggaacacatctttattttctatataggggtgcaaatcagaaactcaaggaaaaatacacgtagaaatgtgttcaggttttaaacacttacagctcagccaattttgcatcaattattaatattatttcaccatttgattggaaatattttctaagtttcgatttgattgTACCAAGACACGTATTTTCAATGatgtatgattgaaattttgattaatagctaCCAATGTCAGACTTTGTTTCCAAAATTCTccgacataccggatttccctgccatagtcgacagttttgaaggagtaagcgatatatcaaagggaaagcatcgctctgattggtcaatcgatgcaaaagcgaagctgttggaagcacacgaatttataaatagaagcgaaattataattaacgtttcagtcctacgcgtagcatgctagaggtaggttgttgctagacagcaagacaaaaagtgccataaaacgatttgaagctttaattggtttgctttgatcttgtgtcatgcgagtttgagaaaacttgaatacaagcttggcTCCGTTACGCTAGTATGAACGTTATAATAATTGCATATCTTTGGGCTATTAATGTAATATCGGTAATTTCGTCGGATACAAGACAAACACGAATCAAGGCAAACAtagtctgggttcgcgtgttcgatgtTTGTTCTTATAACACTTATAACACTTACTTCAGGAATCCACATATAAAACAgtatagcttcggaaatccttgTAAAATaaacttgttccacatcaatagctcgaacaaccgcatggggctgatccttgtagttttattcTTCAGTGCTAATACTCATACTAAAGCGCTTTGAAAAGACGGGTTTCGGTTAATTGCATTTATCTCTGCAGGACTACCGTGAGAACCTATTGCAGAAGTCTATCCAGTGTCTGGTCGGTTCCGGTCAGATTAGTCGGAAGCATGCGAACTTGGCTTTTGCACAACAGTCGCAGACTGTTGCCACCGCCACCGGAAAGGAATCCACCAAGGACGACCAGTCGGACAATGGAAAAACGTCCACACCGGCTTGCTATCCCTATTCGGGTTGCCAGATCAGTAACGTGTTGCACTTTACGCAGCTGCTGCTGGACAGTTTGAGTGTGGAGAAACACCCGGTAACCTTTGACCGGTGCATCATCAGTGGAAATTGCTGTCAGGATCGGTTGGCCCACTGGTGGTCCAGTTTACTCAGTATTGCCGCCTATTGGCTGCTGGGCGAGGAAGGTGAAACGGAACGGTTGTACTCTCACATCGAAAATCTTCCACCGGAGTTGGCCAAGGGAGAGGACACCCTACCGAAGGCTCTGTTTGCAGCTTTCCAAGCTAAACGGGCGCTTCTGTAAGCGAACACAATCGtaaacagtttaaaaaaaattgaattatcaAATTCCCAATACTTTCAGAAACAAACCGCACTACGACTCAGTAGCAGTTTTCCAGAGTTGCAACGCCGGAAGTCAGTTTTTGGAGGACAGTTTGACTACCAACATTGGTAAGAGTCCGATGAGATTGAAAATGGTAAGTATGTTTCAAGGTAGCACTATCGAACCCTTGCTATTCGATTTGTTCATCATTGAACAGTTTCTCATGAAGTTACTAATGCTTGCCACGTGGGTGCATTGTAGTTGCATTGCACTTTTGCGTATGAAAAATGGGTGCAGTACTTCTGCAATGCAAACCGTGTGGCAAGCGTTTCCGTCGAAATGATctccaaaatgaaaaaaaccgatCCTTTCCGCTTGTTTTTCCACTCTTTCAAATGATGAAATCGCAATCTCATTTCAGTTGGCTCAACTGCTCGCCTGCGATTGGTTGCTGGAAGCGCGTACCTCGTTGTGGGAATCGGACAATGAAAAGTTCCAAAGCCAATGCGGAAACTACGTTCCGGTGTCGGGTGTCGTACTTGCAAAGTTTCAGAACGATCTTAATTCGTTGCGTATCGTGACTAACGAGATTCCGGTTTGTACAGCACCGCTTTTCTTGCATTGCGTTGcgttaacgatttttttactctCTCTAGAATGCTCAGTCGCGTCTGTTTTTGTACGAAGCTGTCTGCCGATTGATGGCTGGCGCAGCGCCGGGTCCAACACAGCAACTGCTGGGACACAGTTTGCGACCTCGCTACTCCCGTGCTTCGATCATCTGTAGCGGCAAGGACCGGAACGCTCAGCTAGAGGGAGGACGCGAACGTGCAGCCGCCCTGTACGTTGCCTGTAAGCATCTTCCGGCACCTTGCCTATCATCGCCGGGCGAACGGGTCAGTATGCTGCATGAGGCGGCCAAAACATTGGAAAAAATTGGCGACAAAAAGCGTTTGCTGGAGTGCTACCAGCTGATGCGCTCTCTGGGCAGTGGAACCGTCACGAACTAAAATCAAGCTTTTTAAACAATGTTGCGGATTTGATATTGTTCTATTTTTATTGcttatttatttagttttgcctAATTTTTAAGATACTTCAAAGAACAATTTTAGTGCTTGGAGTGCTGATAAGCAGTTTATAATTAAAGTCTTAAGCATTTACGatgtaaattaggataagattcACCTGTTGTATACCTTATTGATTACAATACATGTGTCCCAGcaatgcagaaaaaaaaatgttgatattttgagaaatattataATCCATTACCATCGATGCGCGAAACTACGAACCCTTTTTTCGTTTCCAGTCGATCCTCCAATTTGCACTTCTACTTATAAAGTTTAAAATGTGGCGTAAATGCGGGCATTGACGATTTTATCGGTTAGTATGTTCACGGAATTCCAGATGTGTAAAATCTATCGGAAACTATGATTGTATCCAACGAAGCAAGTCGATCATATTTTGAAAGCTGGATGTGATTTGTTAAAAATGGAAGATCCCTACAGATATTGTACAGTGGAATATGGATATGACAACACTATACGAACCATATAAGTTTGAAGGGTTTCATACTTGACAGCTACGTCAGCGTCAGCACGTGCATCCGTCAATATTTGGCGCAGCAATCCTTACCACGAACGAGAACAAGCATCGACTGACAAGCCGCTGAGAAGGTAAAACGTTATTTCGGTAAACCTGATGTGCGGAGTGATTTCTTGCAACAGCGATCTACGGACAGGTTATATTAGTTCTTCGTTATTGGCAGGCGCGGCAACTATGGGGGGGCAAGGCACTTTTTGCCCCCCTCCccccaaaagatttattggagGGGCCATGCCCCCCCAATATTTTGACAACTGGaacaaatattagaaaatttgctagagatatcttatgatataaaatttttttctgttatccccgtGGTTGGTCTCCGTAATCcttcatatttcttaactaaattactaaaattttataactgatttactacaatgtgaaatttgctatactttaccactttcgaatattggttattactggaatagtagggaaaatgttcatgatttttacttggttgctttttatttgctctaacctctccgtttccgttataaaaatgctttaaatattgcaaagttcaatgatctgtagtaataattttttgtgcccccccaatatttcatggaacttaCCGCCCCTGGTTGTTGGTGTCGTAATCTCAACTTGCATCTTTCATCGATGTCCCTAACATAGGAAACATATGCTCATGGGTCTCATTTTTCGtaatttaatattattaaattcaCCAACACCAAGATCATTAACATGATCAATTCTTCGGAGTGTTTTCGCATCAATAGTCGAATCGAATAGGGTTCAGTAGTCGGTgaaacgttatgacctggcattttTTCAATGCTGACAATGAGCCAGTTTCTACGACACCAGGCGACGAATGTATCAAGAAGtttttgaagccggatgcagtcgtcGGTAGCGCGAACTACAAGgtataatttcaaacaatcgGCATGTACTAATCTGCAGCCATACCGAGCAGCTAAATAGCATCGTTGAAGAATAACTAGAACAAAACTGGATCCATATTGCCGCCATGAGCCACTCCTGATGAATTTGAACACGGAGATGACACACAGGAGCCAAGCTTATTTTGCACAACTATAAGTAAGAGCATAGCCAGTCaataaacttttgtgttgcgcCCAGCCTCCAAACTTGAAATACAAGTGGAAGTGAAATCTAATAGATTTGTGTTGATCGTACGACCTGGCATAAATGCATGCTGATCGATAGCGATGTAATTTTGAGTACGAAAAAGTACCTCGGTACTCATAGTTATTTCAAATACTTAGTTTAGATGTAGCAGATAAGTTTGTTAAGACTCGGTAATTCCATAAATCAATACGATCACCGCTGTTGTACATAGGAAACATGAAAGACTACTTCTAAGTCATCGGaaaaatgatttgttaaatatagtGCACGATCGATTAAAGCAGCTTCTTCGCTGTAACAAACAATCATATCGTGAGTAATTAAAAATGTGTCAAAGTGTACTAAATTTTCAGGAACATCCACCACGACGATCTCCGCATCGATACCGGAGGATGTATTCCCAGTAAACACAACTCTGTGAGAAAGAGCAAAGAAGGAACTGATGAGAACTTGCGTTTCGAATTTACAAATGTTTGGGATTCCGACTAAGGTCTAAGATTTGAACCCGCATAACGGCTTTGTACAGCCCCGCGTTCAATGTACGATAGttttcactggaactgttaAACATTCGTTTTGTTTTAGAGCTATGCAAGCGACGATGTTTGCGCTGCCAAGTATTGCGGATCCGTGCTGTGCTCAAAGGAGGACTAGTTGGCTGTTCTACGAAAGGCAAATTTGATCTCAGCCACTGAATTATTGTGTTAAAGTTAAAGGAAGCCATATCATTTACTCTGCCAAGTTCTCCAGTTCAGGCGTTGAAGATGAATCCACAGCAGAAGGTTTCCAACATTTTTGGATTGATTTCTCCTCGAATTGACGAAAGAAGTTCAAGGGGATAGCTTGTAATGCAGGATTGAGGCTAACTTTGAAAGAGACAAaggattgttttttttcaaagatatatgTATTAAGGCACAAAACATTAAGGTTtacgatgccaagggcttgtctATGTGGGTCCTCAAGAAACACTCTTGAGTCTTCGATCCGGCGGGTTGCCCTCATCGATGGGAGTGGTTCTTCGTGGCGGTGGTGTTGAAATCTGACGTGGAAACGTTTCAAAAGTTGCCGCATCCttctgtgggtccgcgggaaacacccccaggctacgaaggcccggcgggtggcccgcatgttggtcatcgaatgGAGCGGCTCTTCGTtggtgatgatggtgatgttgccgAGGAGAATGAAAGAAACACAgagaagtaaatgttgtggaaaacggagtgaaaaagggggtatggaaacgaaaagactaagaacgacagagatctaattagttgacatcgaggtggtgaagagacatggaaaGGGGAAGCGAAAcattagtgacagcagaaagatcttgttagtttcgatgaagatggtggacagtcgAGGGATGGGGAAAACCGGGCGGATGTTAATaacgaacctgtaggtgaagtttattcTTAGCCTCAGTTGAAGTATCGTCAAGGAAAGGAGCAAATTCATGAGtaatgtaacagattacacttgtacgttaatgtgtttaaggtacttatAAATGAGAAGCATATAAAGACTATCCGATACAAAGGttataaatataattatatatatatatatatatatatatatattatatatatatatatatatatatatatatatatatatatatatatatatatatatatatatatatatatatatatatatatatatatatatatatatatatatatatatatatatatatatatatatatatatatatatatatatatatatatatatatatatatatatatatatatatatatatatatatatatatatatataaatatatatatatatatatatatatatatatatatatatatatatatatatatatatatatatatatatatatatatatatatatatatatatatatatatatatatatatatatatatatatatatatatatatatatatatatatatatatatatatatatatatatatatatatatatatatatatatatatatatatatatatatatatatatatatatatatatatatatatatatatatatatatatatatatatatatatatatatatatatatatatatatatatatatatatatatatatatatatatatatatatatatatatatatatatatatatatatatatatatatatatatatatttatacactTTTGTGATTCTAATGcccatttaatagtgaatttttagtcattttaaaactaattacagtttttaacgatttattaattttagtttgacgtaaagccgccatgactaggttcagtttttgcaatgactgagcggaaatatacgagctaccatttcgccactctgaaacttgaaacagacatagtagcaacgtacatcgaacatggtctacatcctggccgtcacacgaccgataccttacatccaaacatcttatctgtccatcaaacacatgTATGTAgacatgtagaccatgttcgatgtacgttgctactatggaatgcataagaacgcaggttcgagtcctgtctctgagcgtatctttttcaaaaaattcatcttttctgttagtttttctttcacttggcttctctaatatataattccgctcagtcattgcaaacactaattacagttacttgATTAGACTGCATGAAGAAATCTCGAGCTTTTGAGTTCATTCCAGTCATTAGGGCCTGTGTAgacttctctgcaaccgatttagctACCTTTGcccaagattttcgaaattgttCTATAGTTGTAGCATGTTGTTTGTAATGAGAGAGTTGTCTCTTCACGAAAGCCCATACCGCTTGATAGCTCGCAACTCCGGTCATTCACCTCATTTGGTGTAACATGGACTCCCCTCGCTTTGTAACCATCGTTGGTGTAGTGACAATATGTTAAATTGGGCCAGAATAGCtagtaacaatcgcttctttagtCATGGTATATTTCATTGTTTACCGTTCCCGTAATGATGAGTCTTTGGTcatagctgcatattgcctgccaaaccaaatattttttatttaatttatttgacCTTTTATTCGTACTGAAATGCTTCTCTACGCCATTCCGTTTGATGGCAttatcaaaacctgttttaatccacctagtggtgtaatgatgcctttctcatatcaatcatactatcatatataatactgtggtattcttcaaaatcattttcttcgattcttaaaagaataaccaaaatcggtttgtttgaccgtctactgataaaaactatcaattggaaaacatttgaggtcgatttagaaaatttttcctaattttcagtgatggtatacaatttttaacccactttaccctatatttccggatccggaagtcggatccgcatgaaattcaggaattacgtatggcaccacaggacctttcatttgaacctaagtttgtgaaaatcggttcagccatctccgaaaaaagttagtgcaaaaaacgttacatacacacatacacacacacacacacacacacacacacacacacacacacacacacacacacacacacaaacattttgcgtactcgacgaactgagtcgattggtatatgacactcggccctccaggcctcggttcaaaagtcggttttcacagtgattgcataacctttctatatgagaaaggcaaaaagacatTCCGGAAAGCTGTTCAAAGTCATAAAGCACATAAGTGTTATCTTCCATCACCACGCAGGAAAGCTTCATCAAATATTCGTGATAGAACTTGTGAGCTCGGATTTTAGCCGTCGCATTCTGTTTATCAGtacggttcggtacagttttcacccTAAACGATTTCATACATTACCGGTGCTTGGAAGTAGGCATGAAAGCTGGAGACATTTTTATTACATATGATTCCTGAGATTCATTTTTGTTCCGCTCTCAGCTTTTCCTGGCTGTTGTAaaacgtgtatcgaaagatttagGAAAGTTATGGACAGTGCTGGCAGGAAAACCAAGCATTTTTGCTAGTTTTCTTAGTGACCGATCTGGAATTTCATTGCTTAACGCAATCGCTCTTTTTTCGACGCCttcttcgatctaaaagcttgtgGTACCGCgtaaaattgattttacacaatgaacagacatacgttcatcagtttacgaaatatttcacgccTTGATGGagtatttccagagatataTGCGTATTTGggggtgtccagattttgtcgcgatcAAGCCTTATGCCATACtggaaatgtatatttttccaaatctCCATCTCTGACCGCAAAGACATCGGAATGAGgttttgaataaaataccaaCAATTGAATGTATATAATTTTAATGGTCTAAATATGATTCTTATTGCATTTGCATAACAAATTCATTTCCCTAACCACATCGGTTCACTTCTTCGACGACAGCTGCCCGATCAGAGCTTCGACCTTGGCCGTCAGTGCCGAATCGTTGGAACAGTAGTCGTAAATTTTCAGCAAACTATCGATGTCCTTCTGTTCGTACGCAATCATAGCGGCCTGGACGTGCAATCCAGCTCGCAAATACCATTTGAACTTGTTCTCCTCACTGCACCGTGGCAGATACTTTTTCGCTTCATCCGGTCGGCTCTGACCGAGGCACACCTCAACGAACGGTTCGTAACCGATGGGACTTTTCTTTGCTTTGGCAAACTTCTCCAGTTCATCCCACTGGAACTGCTGGGCGAGAACCTGAATTCGAAGCCACCAGTAGCGCCGATCTGGCACCCGGAACTCACTCTTCAACCGTTCGGCGCCTTTGATGTCACCCAGGATCAGCAGTTGTCGAATCGTCGTGTGAAGTGGCTTTCCGTAAAGTCGTTTCTGATGTTTCTGATCGATATCCTAGAGGTAGAATGAGGGAACACAACTGATGAATTGATGACGCGTGAATTCAATTTTACCTACCTTCTGATGTTTCATAAGTTTCTTGGTCTCATCGCAAGCTTCCGTTTCCAAAGTTTTGCTAGCCTTCTTGTAGTTTCCACTGATATCCGGGATGGAAACCTCCACGTTATTGATCTCAATCGCCTCGCGTAAAGCTAGCTCCGCTTGTGACTGGAAGTCATCTTCCTGTGAGTAAATGTCCTTCAGTGTCGATAAACTGTTCGCTTGGCAGTACTTTTTGTACAGATTTTGAGCCAGTGGGAAGCGTCTGATGATCATCTGGAAGGTTGCTAGAGCCGTAGTacttttcatttccagaatcaccATGTAGATCAGATCCGTATCGCCCGACTGGGTCGCAGCCACTAGGGCCTTTTCGTTGGCACCGAGCTTAAGCAGTAGCGGCACCCGAAGACCTTTTCTCGGTTCCAACTCCAGCAGTGTGATTGCCAGCTTTGTCTTCCCAACCTGTTGGGCTTTTTTGGCAACGTTGGCGAATGAAATTCGTTCGAGTGTTTGATGCGACAGAAATTTCTCCGAAATTTTGCGGGCAACCTCGTCTTCATCTGAAAAGGAATAATTCAATCGGTCTTTCGAAAGCTGATACTACTGGGTAATTACTTTTATCGTGTACAATTTTATGATACGCCCAGTGCTCTAAAATGCGAGACTCCGGCAATTTCAGGTGTTTCGCAATTTGAATTGCCAGCGCATAATGCTTACGGAAGATCAA
This genomic window from Malaya genurostris strain Urasoe2022 chromosome 1, Malgen_1.1, whole genome shotgun sequence contains:
- the LOC131426557 gene encoding sterol regulatory element-binding protein 1 — encoded protein: MDGRDGWGSFQSEDSLGMDIGESVLKGDELDINDIADMYQLNEERLMNIMGEDFLSQYSWQDNVMDQSDSVTSPLLGSLNNSGTPSLDIKQEESEMLQNSCIQQQQQQQQPQQQQFYCNLVSSDPMISVSSPGSKQKLSPLQMSTSPSVKQESVLIHQVPVTVTSAVSAATVSPAPIILTQNRANIAANASTFVLPNPGTRNGYSYVKSIAPAVSSRTSSSNVPANILPANLRVKNLLTTKTTTVAAPTTTTAAAIPVMQQVITFQSGDKQVLLQANPTTVVTANTQNIHTLVNTPNGSIFTTGIPLVLDSSENQGKLQINRLPQPAHQSAASAGSPQPKVKEVKRSAHNAIERRYRTSINSCIIELKNIVVGVDAKLNKSAILRKAIDHIRHLQKQNNNLKQENMYLKMKMTNRKQSLKELLVSNASDEMVPVQGPITPPRSDESNPSSSPSHNSDNSMPPSPFGTNSSTGMEESLAEEDLMSSVRGMSAHSRLTLCMFMLAVLVINPFGSFLSRHTADEEIDPGTSRRILAVDEPFFSWNSLLSSIVILLANFMLLAFGLIKMLVYGDPILPARSKASTEYWKHKKQSDLDFDRGNIVASLQESKRCLAIFGVSIPNNRLETVTTTCWQFVRMFLHRIYIGRWLSRRTGGLLKPESQRIDALSSAKELALLFHRLNQLYLVSDEPEANGLMMSLYAVNMAEAAASVTSPEDMIEIYITAALRVKKSYPRYMHYFCRYYLAKAKQVCSECDHVPGKFGWAFTSYGFRFLTNHAVRFEDHPDSLFAMLGNKADPLEYMMRDYRENLLQKSIQCLVGSGQISRKHANLAFAQQSQTVATATGKESTKDDQSDNGKTSTPACYPYSGCQISNVLHFTQLLLDSLSVEKHPVTFDRCIISGNCCQDRLAHWWSSLLSIAAYWLLGEEGETERLYSHIENLPPELAKGEDTLPKALFAAFQAKRALLNKPHYDSVAVFQSCNAGSQFLEDSLTTNIGKSPMRLKMLAQLLACDWLLEARTSLWESDNEKFQSQCGNYVPVSGVVLAKFQNDLNSLRIVTNEIPNAQSRLFLYEAVCRLMAGAAPGPTQQLLGHSLRPRYSRASIICSGKDRNAQLEGGRERAAALYVACKHLPAPCLSSPGERVSMLHEAAKTLEKIGDKKRLLECYQLMRSLGSGTVTN